One window of the Epinephelus moara isolate mb chromosome 24, YSFRI_EMoa_1.0, whole genome shotgun sequence genome contains the following:
- the LOC126386069 gene encoding filamin-C-like isoform X5 — protein MMSNSSYLEPQLPPQLYQSTADIGEEEEEMPATEKDLAEDAPWKKIQQNTFTRWCNEHLKVINKRINDLQKDLSDGLKLIGLLEVLSQKKMYRKYHSRPNFRQMKLENVSVALEFLEREHIRLVSIDSKAIVDGNLKLILGLIWTLILHYSISMPMWEDEDDEDAKKLTPKQRLLGWIQNKVPQLPITNFHRDWRDGKALGALVDNCAPGLCPDWETWDPSQPVENAREAMQQADDWLGVPQVIAPEEIVDPNVDEHSVMTYLSQFPKSKLKPGAPLRAKTLHPKRAKAYGPGLEPRGNVVLKPAEFLVETVEAGLGEVLVYVEDPEGHTEEARVIPNNDKNRSYSVVYLPKVEGLHKVKVLFAGQDIDRSPFMVNVSKAMGDPTRVQARGPGLQPTGNVANKPTYFDIYTAGAGAGDVGVIIVDSNGRRDTVEIVLENKGDSIFRCTYVPVLEGPHTVYVTFAGQQIPRSPFTVSISEVSQSVPPLGSPVQVLPQSARTPPSDKTRRAPPPTPPKPRRPTCNPNACRASGRGLQPKGLRVKEVADFKVYTKGAGSGELKVTVKGPKGLEEPVKVLEMENGIFECNYYPIMMGKYIVTITWGGHSIPRSPFEVQVSEEAGPQKVRAWGPGLETGMVGKSADFVVEAIGTEVGTLGFSIEGPSQAKIECDDKGDGSCDVRYWPTEPGDYAVHVICDDEDIKDSPFMAHILPAANDVFPENVKCYGPGLEPLGCIVNKPAEFTIDTHGAGRGELKLYAQDAEGFPIDIQITDNGDSTFFCVYIPTKPIKHTIIVTWGEVNVPNSPFRVTIGEGSHPENVKVYGPGVEKTGLKANEPTYFTVDCSEAGQGDVSIGIKCAPGVVGPAEADIDFDIIKNDNDTFTVKYMPPGAGQYTIMVLFADQEIPISPFRIKVDPSHDAAKVRAEGPGLHKTGVEVGKPTHFTIYTKGAGKAQPEVHFTAAAKGEAVRDFEIIDNHDYSYTVRYTAVQQGSMTITVCHGGDPIPKSPFNIGVAPPLDLNKVKVQGLNNKVDVGKDEEFTVSTRDAGGQGKLDVKITSPSRRPIPCKLETGTANEVHTVKYIPPEEGQYRVDINYDGNPVPGSPFTVEGVMPPDPSKVRAYGPGLQGGVVGKPAPFAIDTKGAGTGGLGLTVEGPCEAKIECQDNGDGSCSVSYLPTEPGEYAINILFADQHIPGSPFKAVVQSVFDPSKVTASGPGLERGKVNEDGSFTVDCSKAGEAELTIEIISDSGAKAEVHIQNNSDGTYSITYIPKFHGMYTITIKYGGHTVPKFPTRLQVDPAVDTSGVKVHGPGVEPRGVLREVTTHFIVDARAHYKSGGSRIKACISNPSGANTDAYITDKGDGTYRVEYTPYEDGLHLIEVLFDDVSVPKSPFRVSVTEGCDPSRVRAYGPGLEEGLVNKPNRFTVETRGAGTGGLGLAIEGPSEAKMSCKDNKDGSCSVEYIPFTPGEYDVNITFGGLPIPGSPFRVPVRELVDPSKVKCSGPGLGSGVRAHVPQTFTVDSSKAGVAPLEVQLYGPTGVAEPISITDNGDGTHTVNYTPANDGPYTVCVKYADQEVPRSPFKIKTLPAHDASKVRASGPGLNASGVPASLPVEFTIDARDAGEGLLTVQILDPEGKPKKANIRDNRDGTYTVSYVPDMTGRYTITIKYGGDEIPYSPYRIHALPTGDASKCLVTVSIGGHGLGSGIGPTIQIGEETVITVDAKAAGKGKVTCKVSTPDGAELDVDVVENADGTFDIYYTAPEPGKYVITIRFGGENIPNSPFHVVASDTVPIIEEPCDKLQLQQSYSPYVGFSPPWATDDPISPVDGMEPVLRPFSLVIPFTVQKGEITGEVRMPSGRTAAPHITDNKDGTVTVKYSPTERGLHEMDIKYDGSHIPGSPLQFYVDAINSGHVTAYGPGLSHGTVNRPATFTIVTKDAGEGGLSLAVEGPSKAEISCKDNKDGTCTVSYLPTAPGDYNIIVKFDDKHISGSPFTAKITGDDSMRMSQLNVGTSTDVSLKIMETDLSSLMASIRAPSGNEEPCLLKRLPNRHIGISFTPKEVGEHVVSVKKNGKHVTNSPFKIMVGQSEIGDASKVKVYGQGLVEGHTFEVAEFIVDTRNAGYGGLGLSIEGPSKVDINCEDVDDGTCKVTYCPTEPGNYIINIKFADQHVPGSPFTVKVFGEGRMKESITRKRQAPSIATVGSTCDLNLKIPGEAGNQEMTAQVTSPGGKTEDAEIIKGEDSTYSVRFIPQEMGAHTVNVKYRGQHVPGSPFQFTVGPLGEGGAHKVRAGGTGLDRGVAGIPAEFSIWTREAGAGGLSIAVEGPSKAEITFEDRKDGSCGVAYVVQEPGDYEVSIKFNDEHIPDSPFIVPIATLSDDARRLTITSLQEMGLKVGQEASFAVQLNGARGLIDAKIHTPSGAIEECYITELDSDQHAIRFIPRENGVHSIDVRFNGSHVPGSPFKIRVGEPGQVGDPGMVSAFGPGLEGGTTGVASEFIVNTCNAGSGALSVTIDGPSKVKMDCQECPEGYKVSYTPMAPGNYLISIKYGGPQHIVGSPFKAKVSGPRLSGGTSLHETSSVLVETVSKSSSSMGGAFASLPKFSSDASKVISRGAGLSKAFIGQKNTFTVDCSKAGTNMLMVGVHGPKTPCEEVYVKHMGNRMYNVTYTVKEQGSYILIVKWGDENVPGSPFHVTVP, from the exons ACTCGAAAGCCATCGTGGACGGGAACCTGAAACTGATCCTGGGTCTGATCTGGACCCTGATCCTGCACTACTCCATCTCCATGCCCATGTGGGAGGACGAGGACGACGAAGACGCCAAGAAACTGACCCCCAAACAGCGTCTGCTGGGCTGGATCCAGAACAAGGTGCCCCAGCTCCCCATCACCAACTTCCACCGAGACTGGAGGGACGGGAAGGCACTGGGAGCACTGGTGGACAACTGTGCACCTG GTCTGTGTCCAGACTGGGAAACATGGGATCCCAGTCAGCCGGTGGAGAACGCCAGAGAGGCCATGCAGCAGGCTGACGACTGGCTCGGAGTGCCGCAG GTGATCGCTCCAGAGGAGATCGTGGATCCCAACGTGGACGAGCACTCTGTGATGACCTACCTGTCTCAGTTCCCCAAATCTAAACTGAAGCCCGGCGCCCCCCTGAGGGCGAAGACGCTGCACCCCAAGAGGGCCAAGGCCTATGGGCCAG GTCTGGAGCCTCGAGGGAACGTGGTCCTGAAACCAGCAGAGTTCCTGGTGGAGACGGTGGAGGCCGGACTGGGTGAAGTCCTGGTTTATGTGGAGGATCCAGAGGGACACACAGAGGag GCCCGAGTCATCCCAAACAACGACAAGAACAGAAGCTACTCGGTGGTCTACCTGCCCAAAGTGGAGGGGCTTCATAAA GTGAAGGTGCTGTTCGCTGGGCAGGACATCGACAGAAGTCCCTTCATGGTGAACGTCTCCAAGGCGATGGGCGACCCAACCAGAGTTCAGGCCCGCGGGCCGGGGCTGCAGCCGACAGGAAACGTGGCCAACAAACCGACGTACTTTGACATTTACACTGCAG GGGCGGGTGCTGGAGATGTGGGCGTCATCATTGTGGATTCAAACGGTCGAAGGGATACAGTAGAGATTGTGTTGGAGAACAAAGGCGACAGTATTTTCCGCTGCACCTATGTTCCCGTCCTGGAGGGACCTCACACCGTCTACGTGACCTTTGCAGGGCAGCAGATTCCCAGAAGTCCTTTCACTGTCAGCATCTCAGAGG TTTCACAGAGCGTCCCTCCTCTCGGGTCTCCGGTGCAGGTTTTACCTCAGTCTGCACGCACCCCACCCTCAGACAAGACAAGGAGAGCCCCCCCTCCAACACCGCCCAAACCCAGGCGACCAA CCTGTAACCCGAACGCCTGCAGAGCGTCGGGCCGAGGTCTGCAGCCGAAGGGTCTGAGGGTGAAGGAAGTGGCTGATTTCAAAGTTTACACTAAAGGAGCCGGCAGCGGAGAGCTCAAAGTCACTGTGAAGGGACCAA AGGGCTTGGAGGAGCCGGTGAAGGTTCTGGAGATGGAAAACGGGATATTCGAGTGTAATTATTACCCCATCATGATGGGAAAATACATCGTTACCATTACCTGGGGAGGACACAGCATCCCACGCAG TCCGTTCGAGGTCCAGGTGAGTGAGGAGGCGGGGCCTCAGAAGGTGAGGGCCTGGGGTCCTGGTCTGGAGACGGGTATGGTGGGGAAGAGCGCTGACTTTGTGGTGGAGGCCATCGGCACGGAGGTGGGAACACTCG GTTTCTCCATCGAGGGTCCGTCTCAGGCGAAGATCGAGTGCGATGATAAAGGTGACGGGTCATGTGACGTTCGATATTGGCCGACTGAACCCGGCGACTACGCTGTGCACGTGATCTGTGACGACGAGGACATTAAGGACAGCCCCTTCATGGCTCACATCCTTCCTGCTGCCAACGACGTCTTCCCAGAAAAC GTGAAATGTTACGGTCCGGGTCTGGAGCCGCTCGGCTGCATCGTCAACAAACCTGCTGAGTTCACCATCGATACCCACGGAGCCGGCAGAGGAGAGCTGAAGCTCTACGCTCAG GACGCGGAGGGTTTCCCCATCGACATCCAGATCACAGATAACGGAGACAGCACCTTCTTCTGTGTTTACATTCCCACAAAACCTATCAAACACACCATCATCGTCACCTGGGGCGAAGTCAACGTTCCCAACAGCCCCTTCAGG GTGACGATAGGAGAAGGCAGCCATCCAGAGAACGTGAAGGTTTACGGTCCAGGTGTGGAGAAGACGGGACTGAAGGCCAACGAGCCAACGTACTTCACTGTGGACTGCAGCGAGGCTGGACAGG GTGACGTCAGCATTGGGATCAAGTGTGCCCCAGGTGTGGTCGGTCCTGCAGAGGCTGACATCGACTTTGACATCATCAAGAACGACAACGACACGTTCACAGTGAAGTACATGCCTCCAGGCGCCGGTCAGTACACCATCATGGTGCTGTTTGCCGATCAG GAAATACCCATCAGCCCCTTCAGAATAAAGGTGGATCCTTCCCATGATGCAGCTAAAGTCCGAGCAGAAGGACCTGGACTCCACAAGACAG GAGTCGAGGTGGGGAAACCGACTCACTTCACCATTTACACAAAGGGAGCCGGTAAAGCCCAGCCTGAGGTTCATTTCACCGCAGCAGCTAAAGGCGAAGCCGTCAGAGACTTCGAGATCATCGACAACCACGACTACTCCTACACCGTCCGCTACACCGCCGTCCAGCAG ggGAGCATGACCATCACCGTGTGTCACGGAGGAGACCCCATCCCTAAAAGTCCCTTCAACATCGGCGTGGCCCCCCCGCTGGACCTCAacaaggtcaaagttcagggtttGAACAACA AGGTGGATGTTGGGAAGGACGAGGAGTTCACCGTCTCTACTCGAGATGCAGGAGGTCAGGGCAAACTTGATGTCAAGATCACCTCCCCGTCCCGTCGACCAATCCCCTGCAAGCTGGAGACAGGCACAGCCAATGAGGTGCACACAGTGAAGTACATTCCCCCCGAGGAGGGACAGTACAGAGTGGACATCAACTACGACGGAAACCCTGTACCAGGAAgtccgttcactgtggagggCGTCATGCCACCCGACCCTTCAAAG GTCCGAGCCTATGGTCCAGGTCTTCAGGGTGGTGTTGTGGGTAAACCAGCCCCCTTTGCCATTGACACAAAGGGAGCCGGTACTGGTGGTCTGGGCCTGACGGTGGAGGGACCCTGTGAGGCCAAGATCGAATGCCAGGACAATGGTGACGGATCCTGCTCCGTGTCCTACCTGCCCACCGAGCCCGGCGAGTACGCCATCAACATCCTGTTTGCAGACCAGCACATCCCTGGGTCCCCCTTCAAGGCTGTGGTCCAGTCGGTGTTTGACCCCAGCAAGGTGACGGCCAGTGGGCCCGGCCTGGAGCGAGGGAAAGTCAACGAGGATGGATCCTTCACGGTGGACTGCTCTAAAGCCGGAGAGGCCGAACTCACCATCGAGATCATCTCAGACTCTGGAGCCAAAGCTGAAGTTCACATCCAAAACAACAGTGACGGAACCTACTCCATCACCTACATCCCAAAGTTCCACGGCATGTACACCATCACCATCAAGTACGGAGGACACACAGTGCCCAAGTTCCCCACCCGACTACAGGTGGACCCAGCTGTCGACACCAGCGGGGTGAAGGTGCACGGACCAGGAGTGGAACCCAGAG GCGTCCTGAGAGAAGTGACCACACATTTCATCGTGGACGCCCGGGCACACTACAAGAGCGGCGGCAGCCGAATCAAAGCCTGCATCTCCAACCCATCAGGCGCCAACACAGACGCCTACATCACCGACAAGGGAGACGGGACCTACAGAGTGGAGTACACGCCGTACGAGGACG GTTTGCATCTGATTGAGGTCTTGTTTGATGACGTCTCGGTACCTAAGAGTCCCTTCAGGGTGTCGGTGACGGAGGGCTGTGATCCCAGTCGAGTCCGAGCCTACGGTCCAGGTCTGGAGGAGGGACTGGTGAACAAACCGAACCGCTTCACCGTCGAGACCAG AGGTGCTGGCACCGGAGGTCTCGGCCTGGCCATCGAGGGTCCATCTGAGGCCAAGATGTCGTGTAAGGACAACAAAGATGGCAGCTGCAGTGTGGAGTACATCCCCTTCACTCCTGGAGAGTATGATGTCAACATCACCTTTGGAGGCCTTCCTATCCCAG GGAGTCCATTTCGGGTCCCAGTGCGAGAGCTGGTGGATCCCAGTAAGGTGAAGTGCTCAGGTCCCGGACTGGGAAGTGGAGTGCGAGCACACGTCCCTCAGACGTTCACTGTGGACAGCAGTAAGGCTGGTGTGGCCCCACTGGAGGTCCAGCTGTATGGACCCACAG GCGTGGCCGAGCCGATCAGCATTACCGACAACGGCGACGGTACTCACACAGTCAACTACACTCCTGCCAATGACGGCCCGTACACGGTGTGTGTGAAGTACGCCGACCAGGAGGTCCCTCGCAG TCCGTTTAAGATCAAGACGTTACCAGCTCACGACGCCAGTAAGGTCCGAGCCAGTGGTCCAGGTCTGAACGCATCCGGAGTTCCGGCCAGTCTGCCGGTGGAGTTCACCATCGATGCCAGAGACGCCGGCGAGGGACTGCTCACTGTTCAGATCCTG GATCCGGAGGGAAAACCCAAGAAGGCGAACATCCGGGACAACAGAGACGGGACGTACACGGTGTCCTACGTACCGGACATGACGGGACGTTACACCATCACCATCAAATACGGAGGAGACGAGATCCCGTACTCACCCTACCGCATCCACGCCCTGCCCACCGGAGACGCCAGCAAGTGTCTGGTCACAG TATCGATCGGAGGACACGGACTGG GATCAGGTATCGGCCCGACCATCCAGATCGGAGAGGAGACGGTCATCACCGTGGACGCAAAGGCTGCTGGGAAAGGTAAAGTGACCTGTAAGGTGTCGACCCCTGACGGAGCGGAGCTGGACGTGGACGTGGTGGAGAACGCCGACGGGACGTTTGATATTTATTACACGGCTCCGGAGCCCGGGAAGTACGTCATCACCATCCGCTTTGGAGGGGAAAACATTCCCAACAGCCCCTTCCACGTGGTG GCGAGTGATACCGTCCCAATAATAGAGGAGCCATGTGACAAGCTTCAGTTACAGCAGTCCTACTCGCCCTACGTGGGCTTCTCCCCTCCATGG GCCACCGATGATCCCATCAGCCCCGTGGACGGCATGGAGCCGGTGCTCCGCCCCTTCAGTCTGGTCATTCCCTTCACTGTGCAGAAAGGAGAGATCACAG GTGAAGTACGAATGCCGTCTGGTCGAACCGCCGCTCCTCACATCACCGACAACAAGGACGGCACCGTCACTGTGAAATACTCCCCGACTGAACGAGGCCTGCACGAGATGGACATCAAATATGATGGAAGCCACATCCCAG GAAGTCCACTCCAGTTCTACGTTGATGCCATCAACAGTGGTCATGTGACAGCATACGGCCCCGGGCTGAGTCACGGCACGGTGAACAGACCGGCCACCTTCACTATCGTCACTAAAGACGCCGGAGAAG GCGGTCTGTCTCTGGCTGTGGAGGGTCCGTCTAAAGCAGAGATCAGCTGTAAAGACAACAAAGACGGGACCTGTACCGTGTCCTACCTGCCCACCGCACCTGGAGACTACAACATCATCGTCAAGTTTGACGACAAACACATCTCCGGCAGCCCCTTCACTGCCAAGATCACCG GTGACGACTCCATGAGAATGTCTCAGCTTAACGTCGGCACGTCAACAGATGTGTCCTTAAAGATCATGGAGACAGACCTGAGCAGTCTGATGGCGAGCATCAGAGCGCCGTCTGGAAACGAGGAGCCGTGTCTGCTGAAGAGGCTGCCCAACAGACACATTG GGATCTCCTTCACTCCGAAGGAAGTAGGCGAACACGTGGTGAGCGTGAAGAAGAACGGGAAACATGTGACCAACAGCCCCTTTAAAATCATGGTGGGTCAGTCGGAGATCGGAGATGCCAGTAAGGTGAAGGTGTACGGTCAGGGGCTGGTGGAGGGACACACCTTCGAGGTGGCCGAGTTCATCGTCGACACCAGGAACGCAG GTTATGGCGGTCTGGGCCTGTCCATCGAGGGTCCCAGTAAGGTGGACATTAACTGTGAGGACGTGGACGACGGGACGTGTAAAGTCACCTACTGTCCAACTGAGCCTGGAAACTACATAATCAACATCAAGTTTGCCGATCAACACGTTCCAG gaagtccgtTCACAGTGAAGGTGTTTGGTGAAGGCCGGATGAAGGAGAGCATCACCAGGAAGCGTCAAGCTCCCTCCATCGCCACCGTGGGCAGCACCTGTGATCTCAACCTCAAGATACCAG GTGAGGCAGGTAACCAGGAGATGACGGCTCAGGTGACGAGTCCTGGAGGAAAGACAGAGGACGCAGAGATCATTAAAGGAGAGGACAGCACCTACAGCGTCCGCTTCATCCCTCAGGAGATGGGAGCTCACACTGTGAACGTTAAATACCGGGGACAGCACGTCCCTGGGAGCCCCTTCCAGTTCACCGTGGGGCCCCTTGGAGAGGGAGGGGCCCACAAGGTCCGAGCAGGAGGGACCGGGCTAGACCGAGGAGTGGCGGGGATCCCAG CTGAATTCAGTATCTGGACCAGAGAGGCCGGAGCGGGTGGTCTGTCCATCGCTGTGGAGGGGCCGAGCAAGGCCGAGATCACCTTTGAAGACAGGAAGGACGGATCCTGTGGAGTCGCCTATGTGGTTCAGGAGCCTG GTGACTATGAGGTTTCCATTAAGTTTAACGATGAACACATCCCAGACTCTCCGTTCATCGTGCCTATCGCCACTCTGTCTGATGACGCTCGCCGCCTCACCATCACCAGCCTGCAG GAGATGGGTCTGAAAGTCGGACAGGAGGCCTCCTTTGCCGTACAGCTGAACGGAGCCAGAGGGCTGATAGATGCGAAGATCCACACGCCATCAGGAGCCATAGAGGAGTGTTACATCACTGAGCTGGACAGCG ACCAGCACGCCATCAGGTTCATCCCGAGGGAGAACGGAGTTCATTCTATCGACGTTCGTTTCAATGGCAGCCACGTCCCCGGCAGCCCCTTCAAGATCCGAGTGGGGGAACCAGGACAGGTCGGAGATCCCGGTATGGTGTCTGCCTTCGGACCGGGACTGGAGGGAGGAACCACAg GTGTGGCGTCGGAGTTTATTGTGAACACCTGTAATGCCGGCTCAGGAGCTCTATCTGTGACCATCGACGGGCCGTCGAAGGTGAAAATGGACTGTCAGGAATGTCCAGAGGGCTACAAGGTCTCCTACACACCCATGGCTCCTGGGAACTACCTGATCTCCATCAAGTACGGAGGACCGCAGCACATCGTAGGCAGCCCCTTCAAGGCCAAAGTCTCAG GCCCTCGTCTGTCCGGCGGCACCAGTCTGCACGAGACGTCGTCTGTTCTGGTGGAAACTGTCTCCAAGTCGTCGTCGTCGATGGGAGGAGCCTTCGCCTCGTTACCCAAATTCTCCTCAGACGCCAGTAAAGTCATCTCCAGAGGCGCTGGCCTGTCGAAGGCCTTCATAGGTCAGAAGAACACGTTCACAGTCGACTGCAGCAAAGCAG GCACCAACATGTTGATGGTTGGCGTTCACGGGCCGAAGACGCCCTGCGAGGAGGTGTACGTCAAACACATGGGCAACAGGATGTACAACGTCACGTACACCGTCAAAGAACAAGGCAGCTACATCCTCATCGTCAAATGGGGGGACGAGAACGTCCCGGGCAGTCCCTTCCACGTCACCGTCCCTTAA